A segment of the Bacteriovorax sp. PP10 genome:
GACTCCAGTAGGCCATAAAGAATACATAAAAGGAGCGAGTCCATTGAGAATTATCCAGACCCGTATTAACCTCTATACAACACAAGAACAAACACTTTTTGAAATCGAGTAGGAGTTAAGAATGAAGCTTGTAGAAACAAATCTTCGCATTGATGCACTTTGAGTTCTGGCAAACTCAGTATCAAAACTGCAATAAGAGATATGTGGATAACAAGAAGGGAGTAGAGGGCCTAACCTATTTGGCGAATAGTTTAGACCACTCTTCGAATCCTAAATTTTGAAACGTAGTTTTATCCTTATTTCCCTTAAGAAAAAGGACGAACTCAGACTGAGCATTATCTCCCAGCGTAGTTAAGGCCATATCGTCTGGACGAAGGCTTACCTGGAAAAGAGTTTTAGTTTCATGCCACTTGATATCTCCATAGCTGAAAGCAATGAGTTCCGTACAAGTTAATTTATCAGCAGAGCGAGCGTCGAATTTGAAATCGTATGTCTTATTAAGTTGTTCACTTAAATTAGAAAAAACATACTCAGCATTGTCGAGAATGTTTTTTACTCTCGTTACGGCCATCTCATCTAGATTGATAAAAGAATCTAGAGACTGATAATTGATCCCTTGTTTTCTAATTTCAACAATATGCTTTCCAGCTTCAACCTGAGCTCTGAAGGGTTTAAAATACTCTTGATCCCAAACATTTAAAGCGATCAATTCTTCTTTTGTTCCCAGCCAAATTCCCACGTGTCCGAAGTGTCCAGGGATAGTGTAGTTAGAAAGAACGAAAGTTCTTTTTTCATACACAAGATCTAATGGTTTTAATTTTGAAAGTAATAAAGCTTTTACTTCTTTATTATCTTTCATGCGGCCTTCTCTCCAAGACAAGTGGTCAGAAATAAATCCCCACGCGCGAGCGATACCGGCAACAACCGAAGTAGTTCCTTTAATTCCATAGTCAGAAACAGCAATCGTAGAAGGAGATCCTTCGATTGACTCAAATTGATCTTTTTCAGCTTGATCAATTTCTTCAGACTTTTCAATTTTTTCCTGAATGTACTTAATCAATTTTTTGTTCGTGTATCTGTCGTAATAAGCTTTGAAGTCAGTCAATTTGTAGTCAGGGTGTTTTACAAATCCTAAAACTACACGGCGAAGAACTTTCGAAGAAAAAACAGTGTCTCCAATCTTGGAAAAATCATAAATTGCTACTGCTGTCGGCATGATCTTAGTAGGGCAATTTAGTACTTCATCGTCATACACATTGAATAAATTCTTTAAGCTTAAAAATCTCTTCGTTAATTTCTTTTGTAATTGAGTAATTTCATATGAGCTGATCTGGCCCGCGTGCTCATTGATTTGCCTGATATAAGTATCAGTCGTAGTGATTAATTCTACGTGCTCAGCAAGAGTGGTTGTACACACATTCTCGTCAGCAGCATAAGAGTTGCTAAAAC
Coding sequences within it:
- a CDS encoding YiiX/YebB-like N1pC/P60 family cysteine hydrolase; amino-acid sequence: MKTLILMTFMAVLGFSNSYAADENVCTTTLAEHVELITTTDTYIRQINEHAGQISSYEITQLQKKLTKRFLSLKNLFNVYDDEVLNCPTKIMPTAVAIYDFSKIGDTVFSSKVLRRVVLGFVKHPDYKLTDFKAYYDRYTNKKLIKYIQEKIEKSEEIDQAEKDQFESIEGSPSTIAVSDYGIKGTTSVVAGIARAWGFISDHLSWREGRMKDNKEVKALLLSKLKPLDLVYEKRTFVLSNYTIPGHFGHVGIWLGTKEELIALNVWDQEYFKPFRAQVEAGKHIVEIRKQGINYQSLDSFINLDEMAVTRVKNILDNAEYVFSNLSEQLNKTYDFKFDARSADKLTCTELIAFSYGDIKWHETKTLFQVSLRPDDMALTTLGDNAQSEFVLFLKGNKDKTTFQNLGFEEWSKLFAK